A part of Pseudoalteromonas arctica A 37-1-2 genomic DNA contains:
- a CDS encoding LysR family transcriptional regulator has product MNIEDLKLILKVAEFRSITLAAAKLDMRTATASAAIKRVESALGSELFVRTTRHLRLSAAGERYIPQCEQALAVLELAKQNLKGEHGEVEGRLRVALSSDLGRNLVIPWIDELMDTYPKLSLRTHISDSNIDFYRDSVDIALRYGSPSDASVYGFKICNVPRLLCASEEYLLQNGSPVHPDDLASHQGLFYQLQDIINNTWEFSDGESKYKVKMDGRRASNDGDLVRRWCVAGKGLAVKSALDMADDLLNDRVVTVMPNYQHVNGELWLICPSRQSITPAVRLLRDACRAKSQAILQQLVNKGIIDKSVLKD; this is encoded by the coding sequence ATGAACATAGAAGATTTAAAACTTATTTTAAAAGTAGCTGAGTTTAGAAGTATTACGCTCGCAGCTGCTAAGTTAGATATGCGTACAGCCACAGCAAGCGCCGCTATTAAACGCGTGGAGTCAGCGCTAGGTAGCGAGCTTTTTGTTCGTACAACACGTCATTTGAGGTTGTCGGCTGCTGGGGAGCGCTACATACCACAATGTGAACAGGCTCTAGCAGTGCTTGAACTCGCAAAGCAAAATCTAAAAGGCGAACACGGCGAGGTAGAAGGAAGGCTGCGTGTTGCACTTTCATCTGATTTAGGACGTAACTTGGTGATCCCATGGATTGATGAACTCATGGACACTTATCCAAAGCTAAGTTTAAGAACCCATATAAGTGATAGCAATATCGACTTTTACCGTGACTCAGTTGATATAGCACTTCGTTATGGCTCGCCTAGTGATGCAAGTGTTTATGGTTTTAAAATTTGTAATGTACCGCGCTTGTTGTGTGCTAGCGAAGAATACCTGCTACAAAATGGAAGCCCTGTGCATCCCGATGATTTAGCGTCGCATCAAGGTTTGTTTTATCAGTTGCAGGATATTATAAATAATACGTGGGAATTTAGTGATGGTGAGTCAAAATATAAAGTTAAAATGGATGGCAGGCGCGCCTCAAACGATGGCGATTTAGTCAGGCGCTGGTGCGTTGCGGGTAAGGGCTTAGCTGTAAAGTCGGCTCTTGATATGGCCGACGATTTACTCAATGACAGAGTGGTTACTGTAATGCCAAATTATCAACATGTTAATGGTGAACTTTGGCTTATTTGCCCAAGTAGGCAGTCAATAACCCCAGCGGTGCGTTTACTACGTGATGCATGCAGAGCAAAATCCCAAGCTATTTTGCAGCAGTTGGTAAATAAAGGAATTATTGATAAAAGCGTATTAAAGGATTAA